The Brachypodium distachyon strain Bd21 chromosome 4, Brachypodium_distachyon_v3.0, whole genome shotgun sequence nucleotide sequence TTGTTTATTTAACAGTGCTGCATGATGATGCTTATCGCGAACTTAAGTCTTATTCACATTTTCAGTTCTGCAATGGTATTTATTGCTATCTCGCTTGGTCAATTCACTAACCCATTGTCATTTATTTTAACCCATTCAGGCTTACATGGCTGCTAGAAAGGATAATCCTGTCCTTATTGCTTGCCAAGCACCAAGTGGTCGAATCACAAGATCTCAAGCTGCTAATcgtggaaagtttggaatggCTCACCCCGTACCTGTATCTGGTAAAATTGAACGAAAACCGGCAGTGGCAAGAAAGGTGAAAAGGGGAGCTTTGGATGAGAATGCTTGTGCAAGTGCTGCAACTTCCGCTCCACAGCCTAAAAGGCGAGCAGTGCTCAAGGATGTGACAAATATAAGCCTTGCAAACTCGTCCAAAAATTGCATTGCTGTGACTAAGTTGCAGGTATCAGCACGTTCAACATATTTTCACAGATCATGATTTTCTAACCTCTACTTTCCAAACAATGTCAATAAAATGATCAGCTATTCCCTTTTTCCAGTCGAGGCCCCCCCAAAAGGTAGGACGAATTCTGAGCAAAAAGAAGCAGTCTGCAAAGAAGGTTACTAAGCCATCTCTTCTAGCTGTTAGTGGGACTTCATTTGTGAATGATTCTAACATCATTGAAGAAGCGCAAAAGACTAAGATTTTGGCACCAAAAGATGAGCCCATTACTTTGGTCGGAACCAATGGGTCGCCGTCATTACAGAATATTGAACGAAACAGAGACAGTGGTCTTCACGAGGCATTTTTCCAGGGAAGAAAAATCAGGGATAAATCTGAAACTGCTGATTCAAAGACTGGTTAGTTAAGTTGCATGTTTTCTCTCTACTGTTTAGCATCTGGACTTACAGATTTGTTAGAAGTCGCCAGCACAGCTGATTCCAGGAAACTGTTCAGGGCTTCTCTTATCTTAGCATAAAATTTTATGAGTAGTAGCCATCCGGCATTGTTCATATTCTGAATATAATCTTTATGGTCTTTCTGTGGACATGGAACTTATAAAGAACGCGTTACGGTGCACTGCTAATTTCTGAGATACTTGTAGATTTTCTTCGTTTGTTCTGTCCAGTACGGCACATCTACTAAAAATTCTGTATTTTGTTCCAGGGGACTCTGCTGTTTCAAACATCGTAGATATTGACAAAGATAACGGCAATCCCCAAATGTGTGTTTCCTACGCTGCAGAGATATACACAAACCTAATGGCCTCAGAGGTATGCTGATATTCTTTGGTAAAAAGGAAGAGTTTCTTCTACTATTCCGACAAAATTTCTAGGTCCCTCATATTTGACATGTCTTACTAAGCTAGGAAGAATTTACTTCCAGATGCTTGTGTTTTATCTCTGTGCTTTATTGTAGTATGTTTTTCTTGTGTGGAAACATTGAAACTCCATCTTATGCTTATGTCACTCTCTAGCTTATAAGAAGACCTAAATCAAATTACATGGAGGCTCTGCAACAGGACATTACAAAGGGCATGCGAGGAATTCTCGTTGATTGGCTTGTTGAGGTTTGTATGGATTGCTTATTATTAAGTTTATTCATAAATGGTTGAACTATTCTATCAGACCATTATTCATCATTCCAAAACCAAGATTCTCAATACACTTTATTTGTTACTCCCATGACTTACTCAGCATATCTGATGCTCTGTATACTGTCTTTGCAGGTGTCTGAAGAATATAAGCTTGTCCCAGACACTCTGTACCTCACAGTATATCTTATTGACCAATTTCTTTCCCGGAAATATATAGAAAGACAGAAGTTGCAACTTCTTGGAATAACCAGCATGCTTATTGCCTCGTAAGTTTGCTTTTGTGTGATTTTAATATTTAAAAGCTTTGAAATTGATAGGGATTTATCATGCAAAAGTTTTTGTTGAAGGAACTAGTTCTGTGTGGTGAATACATCAGTTGCGCTTATTGTTTCTGCTGCCATGACGCCCTTAATATTGGTCaatagatttttctttttcatgtcTAACTTCTTTTTGCAGCAAATACGAAGAGATCTGTGCTCCTCGTGTTGAAGAGTTCTGTTTTATAACTGATAATACATACACCAAAACCGAGGTACTTGTTTCATGTGAAGTATGAAGGATTGCTAATTGCGTGCATGCAAAGAGCCATTGTTGAACTACCATAACTGATACCCTTATTCAATAGGTGTTGAAAATGGAGTGCCAAGTGCTTAATGATCTGGGCTTTCATCTTTCTGTTCCAACAACAAAGACATTTCTTAGGTTAGTTACTCATGGAGTCATGGTGACCAGACATAGTATTTTTGTCAATACGAATTTCTGTTCCATCATTGACATGCCTTTCCTGtatttattttcaaatttgtccaggAGATTCCTTAGAGCGGGAGCGGCTGATACAGTAAGATTAGCATCCAAACATTGTTAGCACAAATTTCATTCAATTTATATCTATGGTCCTCAGCACTAAGTTCTCAAACTACATTTCCAGGCTTCCCCTGTAACCTTGGGTTATCTGGCCAATTACCTCGCGGAGTTGACTTTGACTGAGTACggtttcttgaaatttctCCCTTCAGTGGTGGCAGCATCTGCAGTCTTTCTTGCAAGATGGACACTGGACCAATCTGACCTTCCATGGGTTCGTATGAAAACACCACACATACCTCCACAGCGTATGGAAACTATTTTTTCTCTGATATATGGGTTTTCTTTTACAGAACTGTACTCTTGAGCATTACACCTCATACAAAAGCTCTGATATTGAAATATGCGTCTGTGCTCTACGGGAATTGCAGCATAACACCAGTGGATGCCCCCTCAATTCTATACGTGAAAAGTATAGGCAAGAAAAGGTATGCAACCACCATTTGCTGCTTGAGTTTACTAAGACACTCACTGCTTTAAGTGAAACCCATTTAGATTTACTATTAAAAGTACAGAACGTCGGATGAACCTTTTTCTGTGTAAGTCATATAATCTTATAAATTTCTGACAGCCTAATTGTATTTGTCATTGCAGTTTGAGTGTGTTTCAGACCTGTTGTCGCCGGAGCTGGCACAATTTCTCTTCAGTCGACAAGCTAACGACATCAATCCCCTGTTGATCAACAACTCTTAGCAGCATCAACCACCTGACAGTTGCATCACCGACATCTTGATTTTTCAAAGATCTTGTAGCATCCAatcccttccttcctcccccgATCTGATTGTGTTGTGTTATTCCTGAGCTGTTGTAGTTTTTCTGACCTTTTTCGAGTCGTGCAGTAGTAAGTGATGGCTCGCATAAATATTGCTCGACATGGTTAAATTGGTGTGTAGGCTGCTGATGCCTTGAGCTGATAATTGTATGATGATCCTTTCTGTATAATAACCGAGTGCTGCTTGATTTGATGAAGATTCCCTTGGTTGCCTTCCAACGGCTGTTTTTCAGGATGTAATGCAAATGCTCTTAagtttttccttctttctgaAACTGGGTAAGAGAACAGCAGCCAATTTAATAGGAAGAAAGATGTTTAGTCTAAGGCCGGAGACTTTATGCAATACCATACCGAACATGAAGCTGAATTTGTAGTTGTAGAAATGTAAAGAGTATTTTACAATCTGGGGATAAGAGGAGTAAGAATAATTGAAGAGGGAACTAAATGACGTGTGGCAGAGCCTGACTGTCAGTTTTTTCCATTCAGTGAAATAATAAACTATGACGGTCAAACAGCCTAACGGTGTGCCAGTCAACTGACACAAAGTGGTGGCATCTGCTAAGTAATGCAGAGGCTGTCGAGTACGTTTTGTTGGGGAGCCGTGTACAAAACTGGTGGATATCCACCCCAAAAAAATGTCGGATATATTTAGTGTTATGCACAGATAGATTAGCCTCTTTTGCCGGACCGGAAGTCAGAGGGGCACACGGAATTTAGATTAAACATCTATCAATTCCAATGCCAAGAATCTTAACGCTAGACTCTcgaaaccattcattttaccCTGAAATTGTTGCAAGTCGATTTTTGAAAACGTGACTGGAGGTTTCGCACTTGTGAAAGTCCCAGTCATCGCATTCATGTTTTaaggaaacaacaaaatttcaagaaaaaacTGGCAACAAACCTagcaaaatataaaaataagaTATACTACAAAATTCAAACAATAACAAGAATATAAAGCTTAGGAATATTTGGACGAAAATCACAacatttctcttttcttttgtaacTATTATGGAAAACTtagaaaattaagaaaaactaCAAATTGTTCTAACGTCATTAAGGGAACATGTGATTTTCTACAAAAATCACAAGTAATTCCAAAaaccttttcctttttattatATCCTGTTTCCCTAAGTATTTATTTGTCAAAAAAGCTTctaaaagaacaaaataaaaatcattaCTATGTCATGAATATACTGATTGTGCCCCTAATTTGTTGATATTCTTCTAATATTATTATCCTGGATTTTTTTATTGGACGTGCTTGTCACATGGGTGAAGGATGAAAAAATAAGGGTTACAATTTTCAGCTTTATAGTTTAGGACTGAAATCCAAATTCTATGATGATTGATGAATAGTTGAAGGTGGACAATCAACTTTTCTTTATGAATATTGTCTGGGTAGGAATGAGAGTCTATAGAAAGGTGCAAATATAACCCCCAAAATTATTTCGGTTGTGCTGGTAGTATTATACCAAACTAGTAGAAAAATCAGATCCTTATGCACGAGAAAAAGAACTTCCATTTATCTACAGTTTGAGCGGTTATGCTGAGAATAtacttttgcagaaaatttAAATGGCCACTAGAACAAAGAAAGCAATGCAAACTTGTAACTGTAAAAGGCGAAGTTCCAGCAACAGCTAAATGCTGGAATTGATGAATTAGGTGTCTTCTAATAAGATGCATTAATTAAGTAAAACTTATTTCAATCAGTATGAACCTACCTATAACTGTACATACTCGAGGAGTTTCCAGGGAGCTGCAAGGCTTTATATGGTTTTGGTTTTCAAGCCTCAACCTTAGCGCATGCATAATATGTTGCATATACCCGAAGGAATTGCATTCTCCCGTAGTTTTCAGTGTTTTCGAACTTGAAAATCATTTGGCTTGTATCAGATTTTTAGGAAGTTTGGGTTACAGTAATGTATCAGGTCAACTTCAGGAACAGAACAGAAATGAGGATTACTGATATAGACTGAGGTATTCAGCACTAAAATCTATTAcaccctccgatccatattaattgtcgaaatattacatgtatctagacattttttaggcatagatacatccatatttgggcaaatttgagacaattaatatggatcggacgGAGTAACTGATCAATCTGCTGAGTTACTGATGGCTCAGCAGCATGCAGATTATCACTTAATTTTATATCCAAGAGCAGATTTGTGTAGGCAACAAAGTTCAAGGTGCCAGTTTTTCTCATCTGGTACACCAAATACTATATAGATAGATACTCCATGAATTAGTAAACAACTAAACAGATGTACAAACTGTTTATCATGTACTGAGTAGAGACTGAAATAACCCAACATGGACAGTGCTGCATGTATCTAACTTGAAGCTAAAAATACTGATGGCCAGATTATATCAAAATGTTTGGCTGATGGCCAGATTAGCCCTGTCAAAAGTTTGGCAATATATGATTTGTTTTGGCTAGTTCATTTGTTAGCAAAAAAAACCCAACAAAAACTTAGACACCGAATCATGTTCTGTTGATTTTAACAAATGGATCAGAAGGTCTAAATTTGAATTATTCATAGTCACTGCTGCAAGAATAGCTCTTTCACATAGAAAGAAAGGTGTCTATCCAAACCCATATGGACCAGAAACAACACTGGAATAAACCATACAAGTGCAGTGTTTGATTGCCTACCATGCTGACAGGAACTCTACATGACAAGATTAATCAAACCCTGTAATACACCATCAGATCAGTTATAGCAACAAATCAGGTTAATTGGTGGCAAAACGGATAATTCTATAAACTTGTGAAAAACATCACAACTGGAAGATAACTAGCAAGGAGAAAGAAACATCCAATTTCAAGGCACATGGCCATTGTCACCTCAACACAAAGTAGCACGCATAAGGCTTGGTTATTTTGATCTAGACAGTAGATACCTATGAATAAAGTATCTGATCTGGATGATCATTCACCACACACTTATCCACGGTTCATCATTAGGGATATGCAAAGGAGGCTCGAAGACACAAGACTAGGCCCTCTTGTTGGCATAGTTGTCAGGCTCATCATCCTTGAAGATGTCCTCTGGGAAATCATCATTCTTGGCATTTTCAGAGTTTGAAACAGGGGCACCAGTGGCGAACTCATCACCATCTGTCAAAACACCAGGAGCACCATAGTTTCCAGCAGGGTTTCCACCGAAACTACTGTCACCACCAAAGTTGGCACCAAAATTGTCACCGGCAGGAGGAGCAAAGTTGCCGGCAGGGAAGGTGTCATTGTACCCAGACCCTACAGGGGTGCTGTAACTatcaccaccgccaccacccctGTTGCCACCATACCCACCACTGCCGCCAtagccgccaccgcctgcatagccaccgccaccatagccgccaccaccgcccccatagccaccaccgccaccgccaccaccataGCCACCACTGCCACCACCATAAGCACCGCCTCcataaccaccaccaccacggaAGCCACTAGTCCGCTCATTGGCTTCACTAACCCGTATGTTGCGCCCATGTAGTTCCTGATAACAGCAAGGTAGAAAATAAGTTGCTGGATAACATTAGATGCAAATCTTTGGAACTTGTCATACATGAACAATTACATGTTCCTACAACTTGAACATAAAGGTCGACTAGAAAAGTGCAGGTGACCCAACTGTAGAATAAATAATAAACGCACTCACCCATGACTATTTTCATTATTAGTCCAAAATTTCTGAAAGGCTGCTAGGGCAGTAAGATGACACGGCAGTAGTATTTTCAAGCACAAGTTTGCtattctaaaaaatatatcaacgAAAACATGACCTCTAGAAAGAAAATTAGAAACAATCAACAGAATTTGGAAACAACGATAAGAAAATATAGTTGAATAGCAAAGTTTGGGGAACATTTTCTACAAGGAACGAATTTAGGATGTGCTATAAAACAATGGCATCCTTGCCATAACTATGGAGTGATCACATCATTATCACGAAGCACAATAGCAATAGAGTTGATAAGTCAGCCAGACCATGAATTTACCTTTCCATCTAAGGCCATGATGGCAGCTTTTGCCTGATCCTCTGCCGCATAAGTTATAAAGCCAAAACCTCTAGACCTTCTAGATTCATGGTCTACGATAATCTTAGCTGGgcagaacaaaagaaaaggcaacaTCAAATAATGTTACCAGAGCAGCCCTAAAGGATGAGTGCAGAGAAAGGCTAAGAACACTATACCATCAATTATATCACCATAATGGGTAAACGCCTCTCTCAGACCTGTCTCATCTGTGTTGTAGGAAAGCCCTACAACAATTATTTGAAGAAGTCAGATCAATATCGCAAGAAAATAACTGATATCTTAATAAATCAGCAGAGGCATAAATAAATTATTATGAGGGCCAAACCTCCAACAAAGATTTTCGAGGATGACATGCATCTTATCGCCTGATAGAGAGTCGGATTCGAGCTAGTGGCTTTCTTGAGCAGATTACCAAGCTTATTAGCCAAGGCCATAGTTCCAATCTGCAATGCAACAAGATTGTTAATCACAGAATGCAAGaaagaagagcagcagcaacaaatgCTAACATACTGCAATGACTAATTCTCCCTAACTTTTACCCAGTTACACGAAGACACATAGGTATGCTATCATCCAAGGAGCGCTCAAGCAGGCATCCTATTTCCTACAGGACATTTGTAttgactactccctccgatcctaaattcttgtctcaaatatggatgtatctactcttaaaaggcgtgtagatacatgtaatatctcgacaacaatttaggatcggagggagtaatgatTAACAACAGAAAATTAGAAATTTGGCATGAGACAAGATAGCAAGTATCTGTAAGGCTTTTCATCAAACTGGAATAACCTTGACTTCTATAGTGTATATACCAACAATTTTTTCCTATCACGGTAGTGAGAAATTAACATCTTGCGGGTATTTACAAAAAAGTTTTTGTGTGAACTTAGTGCCAAACAAGATTTCAGACAGAATTCAAAAACTCCGCGCATAACCAAACCTTCCAAGAATCAACCAAGGGATCCCAATCTGCAGGCCGCCAACTTGTTAACACTGAACAAATTGCTACGCAACCACAACGTGGACAAAGTAACCAAACCCAAACACTCCAACTCTCCCCGAACAACCCTCACCACCCAGCCAAACCCTAACACGAGGAACCATCCACCGCAGGAAAAACTATATATCCGTacgcaataaaaaaaaaagacagcaGAACAAACGCGGCAACATATCCCGCGAGGGATCACATCAAACCAAGCAAAAAATTCTAGCGAAGGAAAAGCAGATCAAAGAAAACATCAAAGCTAGGGCTTAAGGGTTTACCTGAGAGGGGTTaaggaggaaggcggcggcgaatgGAGACGCAAGCGGCTGGGCTATGCGATGCCAAGGATGATATAGCGCTCGCGGGAGCAATCTGGACCGTCGGATGCGCGGGAGCGGCCGTCCGATGGATCCGTGGCCTTTCCCCTGTAGTAGAATCGTGCGCGCACGCACGGATATTTCTAGACTGGAGAGGTGAGttggtcccacctgtcagtgtaAGCACCACTCACTGACAGTTTGGTCCCACGTGTCGGTGGGCGTGCAAGTCATTTCCGCCGTCGGCAATTGTGTTGAAGCCCAGGGACCAAACCGTGAAAAGGGCATAGTGGACTAGGGTCCAAGCGCACCAGAAGagatcgccggcggcggcgatggcgcagAGGGAGAAATCCGCCGTCGCGGTCGCCTCAACGGCAACGgcgtctccctcctcttcctcctccgatccTCCGGCGGCGCCCTCGGGCGAGCGGTGGGGCGCCGCGATCGGGAACCTGGGGGAGCTGGGCGCCAACGTGGAGTCGCTGCAGAAGCTGCTCGCGCGGAAGGCcgtcttcgtcgacgaggacgTCTTCTCCAAGGCCTCCCTTGCCGCCGAACAGACCCGCTCCATCAAGGTACCTGCCTTGTGCTTCCGATTCCCGTAACTTTCCCGTCAGGTTTCATGTTACGGGGATGCCCGATGCCGCATTATAATCGGCGTCAGCACAATCAGTAAGCGTACAACGAAGCCAAATTCAGCTCAGTATAGTCTGTTTGGCTTAGCTTTGGGTCTTGATAGAGATAGGCAGCATGGATGCCGACTCTAGCCAAATGGATTTGATTCGATTGATTGTACCCATGTGATGTTCCTGACAAAGGTTTGTGTACCTGAATGCATAATACTAAGTATTACATAAAGCACTCAAACTTATCACCCATTTTTAGTATTGTAATCGGTGTGAGCTCAATCAGTAAGCGTACAACGAAGCCAAATTCAGTTCAGTATAGTATGTTTGTCTTAGCTTTGGGTCTTGATAGAGTTAAGCAGCATGGATGCCAACTATAGCCAAATGGATTTGATCTGATTGACTGTATTCATGTGATGGTCCTTAACTGAATGCATAATACGAGGTGTTACTTAAAGCACTCAAATTTAGCACCATTTTTAGTATTGTACAGGTATGTGATGGATTTCATGCAATCTGGAGTACTCTTGCCTCGTGTATGGATTATTAACGGCATGTCCGGTTGGTGATAGACTTTGCCGTAACGAAGCTTAGGAAAGTTGTTCTGTGCAACAACAGCAAGCCCCTTGTTTGGAACATGATTAAGATAAATGTATGTGTTGAAAGTAAATGATTGGAAACCTTAAGTTTGACCCTGGAGACTGGCAGGTTCTGATGAAAGTCAGGACTACATATCAGCCAATCTGCTCAACCCCAATAGAAACTTGAACCGCTCAATTCTGGTCTTTTGATGTGTCTTTTTACCCTTTTGTTGGCAATGAagaaaaatttgaaattgaaatttAGCTCCAAAGCACGCGGTTGTATTATGCTGTGAAAGTGTTAAGGTTTGGCCACTGCAGcattgtttcttttatttggcCCTCTTTTATATCGTGCACAACAGATTGTTTGGCAGACTTAGCTACAGCTAGGGCTGGTCCTAACATAATTGGGGTGACCTGAGGCAAGATAATATCATAATGGTGACAGGCCTTTATTGGCACACAAATATTCTaaatattttctattttaaTTTTAAGCATAACAATTTGTGTGTTATTGAAAGCGACAATGCAAATTTGAGGAGAGTAGCATTCACTAAGGACCTATAATTGATCTTTATATAGTAGTACTTCCTAAGTCTATAAATAGATGTCGCTCTAGACTTCGGCATGGTCCAGAGCATGCTATTTTCACCATTATTTGGTGTATGCCTGTGTTGGTGAATAAATATTATATCATAAAACAaccataaaaaaagaaataatagTACTACTTTTACCTAACCAGCTTGAATAGTGCACTCCAATATTAGGATTGTATGATGAGGCAGTGCAGAGACGTAACATATAATAGAGGGATGGGAGGGTCCACATATGACTGGATACCCAGCCTAGCAAATTTATTGAACTTTTCGTGTGGAACTTTTTTTATTATCGAGGTAGCCAGCCTGCTCGAAATAGGCGGAGGAAACACATTCCATAAAAATCAAGTTAAATCGGTACCTATGTGAGTAATCTGGATATATCTACATAAATGCTTAATGAATTTGTAAACCAATGGCCAtaaatttctttccttttagTGTATCTCTAACAATAAATCGGTACCTATGTGAGTAATCTGTTATTCTTGGTTCCtgtatgagttttttttttgaaaggagaGTAATTTATTATTCTTGTTCAACATGCTACTTTTAAATCTTGTGTAAGAGTGCTGAATGTAGATTGGTACTTCATTGGCTTGAATTTATGTTTTGCTTCTAGTTAACCGCTATCCTGCCATTTTTTCTACGGTAAGTTCACTTTTTCATTGGTATTTCATTTCTGTGGATTAGATTCTTGAACAGAGGGTGCTGTCTCTGGAACGCGAACTCGACGCGGCCATTTCTGCAGCTTCTCGAGCTCGTACAGAGAAACGCCAGGCTGAAGCTGCCCAACGGGCTGCAGAGCTACGTGCACAGGAAGTCACAAAGGAGCTGGAGAACACCGCAAGTACGTGTACTGTTTTTTTGGCAAACCGGCATTTGGCTCACTGAAGATATTCCAGAACTGAAATTTTTGTTTATATTTTCATCTTGCAGGAGTGTTTCAGCTGCACATGGAAGAGCTGCGGGCGAAACAGGACGAGATTGCTAAGAGAGATAGTGATATCAAGGTGTTGGAGGCAATAATACGAACCCTTAGTAGCAAGGATAATGGTGGATCCAGTGAGTAATTACCATTCACTGGAAGCATTGGGTGTTTTAGTTGAGGGCTTGCATTGCATGTTCAAGCATCTCCCATGCATTTATCGTCTTCATGTAAGCCCTTCCACAGATGATTGTATATTATTTCCACAAGATTGAACACTCAGAAAGCCTTAAATGAACATTTTCAATGGTATGCTTTCTTCCTGTTATTTACCTGCCGATAATCTGGTGAATAAATACAGCATAGATGCATCCTATTTGACAATTCAAATTTACCGGTCATCCTAGGAGTACCTTTTCTGGAAATATTCAGCATCAAATTCATAGTGTGTACTATTGCTTGACCATATTAACACAATGCACTAAATatagagaagaaagaaatataGGTTTGCTTAACCCCCAAAGCGTGCAAAACATTGCAACGTCTTCTCAGTCAGCAATATGacatgacaatgggacacacTTTGTCAGAGTTACCTGATCAGTTTTAACTGAGTTAAGATTGGATGTGCAGCAGCACTGTTGCTGAAATGATCTTGATACAGATGAAATATGAGTCGCTGCAGCTACAGTTTCCCGAGGCGAAAGGTCTAGACCATCACAAGTCAGATGGAAGCT carries:
- the LOC100824825 gene encoding cyclin-A2-1, which translates into the protein MAARKDNPVLIACQAPSGRITRSQAANRGKFGMAHPVPVSGKIERKPAVARKVKRGALDENACASAATSAPQPKRRAVLKDVTNISLANSSKNCIAVTKLQSRPPQKVGRILSKKKQSAKKVTKPSLLAVSGTSFVNDSNIIEEAQKTKILAPKDEPITLVGTNGSPSLQNIERNRDSGLHEAFFQGRKIRDKSETADSKTGDSAVSNIVDIDKDNGNPQMCVSYAAEIYTNLMASELIRRPKSNYMEALQQDITKGMRGILVDWLVEVSEEYKLVPDTLYLTVYLIDQFLSRKYIERQKLQLLGITSMLIASKYEEICAPRVEEFCFITDNTYTKTEVLKMECQVLNDLGFHLSVPTTKTFLRRFLRAGAADTASPVTLGYLANYLAELTLTEYGFLKFLPSVVAASAVFLARWTLDQSDLPWNCTLEHYTSYKSSDIEICVCALRELQHNTSGCPLNSIREKYRQEKFECVSDLLSPELAQFLFSRQANDINPLLINNS
- the LOC100823193 gene encoding glycine-rich RNA-binding protein 2, mitochondrial, whose protein sequence is MALANKLGNLLKKATSSNPTLYQAIRCMSSSKIFVGGLSYNTDETGLREAFTHYGDIIDAKIIVDHESRRSRGFGFITYAAEDQAKAAIMALDGKELHGRNIRVSEANERTSGFRGGGGYGGGAYGGGSGGYGGGGGGGGYGGGGGGYGGGGYAGGGGYGGSGGYGGNRGGGGGDSYSTPVGSGYNDTFPAGNFAPPAGDNFGANFGGDSSFGGNPAGNYGAPGVLTDGDEFATGAPVSNSENAKNDDFPEDIFKDDEPDNYANKRA
- the LOC100823803 gene encoding uncharacterized protein LOC100823803, whose amino-acid sequence is MAQREKSAVAVASTATASPSSSSSDPPAAPSGERWGAAIGNLGELGANVESLQKLLARKAVFVDEDVFSKASLAAEQTRSIKILEQRVLSLERELDAAISAASRARTEKRQAEAAQRAAELRAQEVTKELENTARVFQLHMEELRAKQDEIAKRDSDIKVLEAIIRTLSSKDNGGSSE